The Rosa chinensis cultivar Old Blush chromosome 7, RchiOBHm-V2, whole genome shotgun sequence DNA segment GGAATAATTCCAGTATGTAGGAAGTGCACAGCCTTGGCCACACTGATGAGGACTGACAATCTCCGTGGCCAGTTGAGAACTTTTTCAGGCCTACCTATACTTACATCAAGAGGAAGTAATATTGGTATATAAAGTAGGCACAATTGAAATTAGGCTCTAAATTTCAGTGAGAAGATTATATATTGCTTGTTTTCCAAGCTTACCAGAGAGTTTAGCACGAAAGGTCCCATTTGCCACATACTCAGATACAAGATACACCTTGTTCACACTGTAATCATCTCCACCACCGTCAAGGCAGTGTCCTAAAAGGCATACTAAATGCGGGTGACGAAGCTTGGAAAGCAAATCCAACCGGAGTTTAAGATTTCGAATTGTGTATTTCTTTGACACTTGCAGGCACCTTATAACAACTTGGATCCCATTTTCTAGTCTACCTTTGTAAAGCTGCATATTATTATCAAATCAAAGCTTCTATAGTTTTCAGTCAAGTTCACATCATACTGAGCATAATAATATAACAAGTTTTGAATTAAAACTATACCTTCCCGTATGAACCTTCACCCAAAAAGGCAGAGTTGTCAAAATTTCTGGTAATGTCCGCCAACTCCTCTAATGAAAAAGTTCGGCATCCTGGGAGACCTAGCATGCCTGCCTTGGCTGCTTGTGAAATAAACCCTGTAGGATAGACAAAAAGCCAATTAACTTGGTCAGCCTAAAAATTAATCtgtttgaaaaatgataaatattTGTGTTAGATTACCTACTTGCATTTGTTAGCATCTCGGTGGAGAACCCTACTGCTACTGGGTGATCTTGCTCTGGCTTATGCAGCAAATGCTGCTCCGGCACTCCCCGAGGGAGATATCTTCTACACAAAATGATACAGCTCAAAACCAGAAGCACTAAAAGCACAAGTATTCCAACCATCACACCCACCAAGATTCCTACTTCTTTTCCTCCAGTTTGTCTCTCCTTTGGACTGACTACATTGCAGTATGACTGTGGATGCTGATTTTTCGTACTAACAGATAAGCAATTCCCACCAAACTTAACAACTCTCTGTCCTGATTTAGTTCCCAAACAAGAAGGCAAGTCACCTGTCAATCTATTGTTCGATATATCAATGTAATCAAGTTTAATGACACAGCTTAAATGGCTCGGAAGCGAACCACTTAACAAATTCGAAGCCAAATTCAAGTAGTTGATATTTGGCAATGAGAACAATGCAGCAAGAGGTGTGCCTGTAAGTGAGTTGAATGACATGTCAAGGTGTTGAAGCGCGCTTAGTTTCCGATATTGCTGAGGAATCTCACCAGAGAAGGAATTGTTGCTGAGGGCAAGCACGACCAACCGTTTTGGCATTGAGGGCAATACAGCATTCAACTTGTTCACGCTCAAATCAAGCACTTGTAAGCTACCTAAGCTACTGAGATCAAGTAATGGACCTTTCAactggttgtttctaaagcttAGAGTTGAAAGATTGGATAGTGAACCAAACCAATTGGGAACAGTGCCATTCAAGAAGTTGTTATCCATTACAAGAGTTTGAAGCTTCACCATTGCAGAAATCCTAGGTGGGACTGAACCAAAGAGAAAGTTTGAACTCAAATCCAGATATTCAAGGGAAGTCAACCTATGAATTTTGTCTGGAAGTTGACCCCAGATTCCCAAAGAGACAAGACTGAGGACTCTCAAGCTGCTTAGTCTTGCCAGAGTAGTAACAAAAGAATCCAATGAGAAGGCCTCTGATAAAGTCTGGCCTGGAATTGAAAACCCATTGAAGCCACTAACTTTAGCTGGCTTATCACCCTTGATGCTGAGCTCAATTACAAGGTTGTCCAAGCATGTGATGTTTACTTGTGCAGATGAAGATACAGAGCAGAAATCAACGGTATGATCCTTCCAAATTTCCAACTGGCTTGGGTACTCTAAATGCTTCCTTAGCTGTAGAAGCACTTGGGTTTGAGAAGACGGTAGTTGGTGACTACCCAAAAATAAAGAACTCAATGCAAAAAAGAGtagcagaaatgatctacaacACCCCATGAAGAACACCCTTTATTTAGAAATGCTTCATGAACCTGTCATTAAATAGAAATATTAAGAACGCTAAAATTACTAGTCAAACAGAGTAGAAACAGGTGACTACTCATTAAAGATGAAAGAAACAGGAAACAGTTGTGACAGAAAACTGAAACTTCTGAGAAAACGTAAGCTCCCCCATAAACCAAAAGACCTGAAATTTCTGAATTCTTAATACATGAAGCAGAACAGAAAAGAACAGAGAGGCCTTGAAGCAATGAACTATTATTTCAATGAAAATAAGCAAAACCAAGAGAGATGAGAGACAAACATCCATTTTAGTGCCATGTGCAATAAAGATTGAAGAGAGGAAAATAACTTAAACTTTCTTTTCCTGCTGGCATAGTTTGCTGTAAAAGAAATGAGAAAGTGGGGTTACCTTAATTCAATGCATTAAGTTCTCCCACATGGTGTTCTTTCTTGAGTACAGTGTGCTCATTCCAGCATTAAAGGAGTATGAATTTACTGATAGGCAGAAGAATAAAGCCTGGACTGAGTGCATCACAGCCTTTGCTCTCTTATTTTTGATACAACCAGTCTTGCTCTCTTTGAGAACCAGtttgcttcttcatctcatGAAAAGTTACTTTTTGATGGAGAGCATTTATATTTGACCTTTGCTGCcagtaatttctttcttttaaaccTGGAGGTTATTGGTGGGGGTAGATTGGTAATATGAATCCATGTCCTTGGAACTTGTGATTGCAACTTATCATAACTTGGCAGGTTTCCCACCTAAAAAGAATTAGAAGAGCTTGACAGGCTGTAGCAGATGCATTCCTCCATACAAATCCACCGGGAAATTTAGCTACTGGCCTGTACTATATTAACTTGACAATTATTTCTCAGTTCGGACTGTCTTTAAATATGAAGAAATTAAACAATACAAGACAAGTAATCCCAGCTTTAGTGGAAATTGATTTCAGATGAAGAGCTctgagctctgataccattccAAAAGACAAAGTCAATACAAAGTGGTCACTCACATTCAAGTGACCATGTGGTGTATATAAGCTTCCAAGAACATGCTAGATTTGCTCTCACGATTAGCTTTAAAAGTCTCTGTCCTTACCGAGATCTAGTTGGTTCAATGATATTTTCTCTTCACAATGGTGGATGAAGTCTTAAATTCAAACGATCAAATCTCTCATTCTTCAatataaggaaaaagaaaaaaagtttataTTCGTAAGCACGCGAAATCAAATACGTATTAACTTGTTACCCACAAGTTGGCAAAGCAAGAGTAACTTGACCAGATGTGAGATGTGAGAACTGAGAAAAAAACAACGATAAACTAATTGTTTATTGCTTCAGATTATGAAGATATGATTCCAAAGTTGAAGCAAGTAAAAAGGGCAAGGGGCTAAACCCCACTTCAATTATGCAAGTAATTGGAGGGCTCCCGATGAGACGATGACGAGATGGAAAACAACCCTATCTATACCGCATCTTATGACCCTACTCGGAAAGAGAACCATATCTATATTACAGTATACATCATACAGGGTTCCAGACTCCAATCATAGAAACCTTGTTTTCAGTTCTCATTGAGACTTCTTCATCAAGATGAGGTTTTACACAGGTATTACAGAGAAGCAGCATTGAAAATATcattgatgaggatgaagattaGAACTTAGAATATGGGGATGGAACTCAATTGCAGAGTCATTTTCACATTTGCCCATCTTTCATTCAGTAGGGGGCCAACTAATTCATGATCTCACCTTTAGCATCCTGGAATATCTTTATCAAagaaattaccaaaaaaaaaaaacaaacctctCTTATCAAAGAAAATTTTGAGGGAGTTATAATAACCATACAATGTGCTCTTCCTTTTATCATCATAACCAACACAAAGTAGAATCTTGGCCCTTTTCATTGTCTTTAAGATATCTTGCTTGGTACTCATTGAATCATAAGCAAAAATAGACCTTTATTTGATTCCCTTGAGAACTTTCATCAAATTAATTAGCAACTCCAATGAGTATGACTTAGGCTTGAAGAACCAAACATGCAAATATTAACCAGGAGATCTCCTGGTTCTAGATTAACCAAGCTGCTGGCTAATTGTCTTTCAATTACAAGTTGAACCAAGCAATTGGGTGAGTAAAATCTCTCGTTATATTCTTAATCTGATGCCATTGGCAACAATACAAACACTAAACAACATATCTAAACATCTGTAGGAATAAACCAGATCACACAGATCTCATAACAGCAGAAAATTGAATAAAATATAAGTCGGTGCTAGGAATTAAAAGGAAAGGCATACATatgaaagaagaggaagaaagagtAATCAACCAGTTTAGGGGCCAAAATAATACTCTAGTAGCTTATTCTAATCTAAATTGATCTTGATCTGAATGCTTCAAAAGCCTGGACACCCTTGAATGACCCAACTTAAAGTCTCGGTTACAATGTCTACCAGTGAGGCAGTGAGTTCACTGCAGGTCAAAATATTCTCCTCAGAGCCTCAGATATAGGTCAATTCCCAGTACTCAACAACCAACCACCATCATATAAGGCTATAAGCTCCAGAGCTTAATGCCTTATTGTCATAGATACTGATTCATCTTATTGACAATACCACTGTACTAAAACAAAACTTTTTGCTCTTGCTCCCTATGTCTTCTTAATCAAAGAGTAAAGATGAGCAAAAACACACAACAAGATGAAATCAATAAAATTGGGGTCCTTCATCTCTGGCGTAATTATTCAATTTCATCATCAGGTACTTTATAAACTTAAAGGAAACGAAAACCCTTCAAATTTTATCTAGCCTTTGTGTGCCTTAATAACATCTGGAACCACTTCGTTAAACTTGCTCATTATCTTTTCCTTGAAAGTCTCCTCAGTCATTTTGAACACATAAACAACATAATATCTTTCCTTATCAAGTCATGAGACAACAGAAGGTGCAGAACTGAACACCTGGGAATAACACTCTTCTCCAAGCGGTCCAAGCTAAGCCTTAAAAGATTTGGATTCTTTGAAATAATTGAGGGATTCAAATTCCCTTTACTCTGGAAGAAATTCATCATTTTATGAATCTTCTTCACTGGAACAAGCATACACATGGGTTGCAATTTGAATGCTGAATAAATCTCATCTTTTGACATACCACAACTCCTATAAGTTTCCAACTTCTGCTCCCAGAGAGCCTTACTCATCACCGCCGCAGAATGCAGAGCTAGAAGAAACTTCAGATTATTGGGACTGAAACCTAAACTTTTAACAAAACCAATACCCTCACTAACTTGATATGGACTTAGAAGCAATGCTGGTGGATGATCcacaaaaaatttcaaaataagtgATTCAGGCACACCATGGCTCCTCAATATATCTATATTTGGCTCAAGCACCTTCTCCAAAGATTTTTCAAGTATCCGATAGCATTTCTTTACAACCTTCCCAACAtcatcatcagttcatcactgCCAAGAACTCGCCTAAGCGTTTCAACACTGgagcaattttatttttaaggcTCCTTGTGAGAATATAAGGCTCACTGGATAAAACCCTTGCAATGTCAAGTTCCGAAAACCCAACTGATTTCAAATAATCAATCTTTGGCTTAAAAGTCTTCTGTGCTTCAAATGTATACATTGTAGGAAGAGTTACTATATCCTTTTCACTAAAACCATGATTTCTAAAAAACTCAAGCACAATTGGGTCTTTAAGAACCACTTGAGCAACCCCAAGGAGTTCAGCAACTCCAAATTGGGCCTAATTTTTCCATCTAAACCAGCCAAAAGCAACAATGGACGTTTAGATATTATGTTCCTGATGTGGGTTTGATTCAATCCGTGGGTTCTGAATAGGCTCAGAACCGATTCAGGGGTGTGTTTGGATTCAATCTGAAGCTTCTGGGCAGCTGAAATGGCGGATTATAAGGACAGCCCACATGAATTTTGGAGGTAAGAGACTGTAAACCATTGTGGGTCTGAGGAATTCGAGGGTTTGGGAGAACATGTAGGCATGGCTAAATGGTAAAGCTCTCTGCTTTAGCTTTGTGCCAAGTAAACAAAgcttttggattttggattaACAAGTAAAAGGGTATATAGTTGAGAGTGGAGGGTTTACCcggattgaaatttgaaaagcGGATGTGCTTCAAGCATCGGCCTTTTCCCTCTCTGGTCTTGGTCAAGTGGCTCTGACTATGGCGGAGgttcattttgatttttgacTGTACAGGACGTCTCGTCGTTTGTATCTGCACTACCAACGACGATGAAAATAATTTATATTTCTACAATTTTTGAGCTTATATTAATCTTCTCAATATATAATCCTCGTCAAAAAATGATATATTAATAGTAAAAGTGATTACTTTGTCAAATAATCCTAAAAGAAATAGCATGATATGTAATTAGTATTTGAGATTACGAAAAAACAAATTGACATTCGAAAGATCAATCAATAAGTTAAAAGTGAATCTCTTAATGAttttaataataattataatGTCACGCATGGGAAACTTCACTTAATGTTTAGAATGTCGCATTTGAATCCTAGACTCTAAAATCATGTTGTCTAGATATTCAATTGAAGAGTCGGATTGAATGCCTCAAGTTATGTTCACATTCTTGTTTAAGAGTTACATAGCTAGCCCCGAGGGTTACCAACTGAGGCAACCGCCTCAAGCCATCGACTGCAGGAAAGTGTTGGGAAATCTGAGTTTTAAtataagggaaaatgatcatttacccgattttaggctaaaaattgcccacttgctccaccaactgttttttaacctcatttacccaaaacactctaagagattatttcccctttacccaattaattcttttttcttttttttttgagacttttttgccctctccttctttctcacttagagagagaagtcaccttccaccttgctgtgctacggtgactagtggccggcgcggtctccggcgaccggtgaccggactcctgcgaacggtgaccggattccagaatccggctattattgccccccagtaatcatattactgccccccagtaatcatattattgcctcccaaaaatcatattattgacgtccagtgaattgtatgaactcccaaaaccaaaatgaatacactacaggaacaattgatcaatttataatcatattactgcccccagtaatcatattattgccccccaatacaaagtctaatgtttctactgcctcccaatagaccaccaaaaatgcacatttttgtaggattcacagataatttgactttaatacacagaaaacaacatataacttatcaaaacaccacactatagtgatccctgtccctcatatcgaagtctactgggggccaataatgtgtctactgcccccagtagaccatcaaacaaaccccacagttacattgcaattccTTCCTCATTCTCGGGGTTCAcagtgtacaaaaaaaaaaaaaaatgcttctgGCACCCAGAAATTGGCCTCCATTTTACattcaaaacattttttttctttttttctttccatctgccccttattttacttaaaaacaaaaaaacaaatttgggcacccagaaaaatgatctgggcacccacaaCAAAACCGGACAAAAGCTTCTCGCCTACCAGGTGTTGGACTCCGGCGAGGTAGGCGGACCAAAGCTTCTTTGTCGTCTTCAGGAGTGGATGCTGCTTCTCCAATCAATTGTGCTcgtcgccggattccggaaaTCCCAAATCGCTGAAATCGACCAGAAGCCCGGTCGCATAATCAACTGTGCTCGTCGCCGTCCGATCTCAACAAAGTCCTCGATCTGCAGCATCTGAGGTGTCGCCTTCGGCCTATGCGGCGTCGTCCTGCCTCTGCAGCGTCGTCCGGCCTCTGTGGCGTCATCTCCGGCCTAGGCGGCGTCGTCTGACCTCTGTGGATTGGTGCATGGtgcggggggagagagagagaagggagaaaaCGTAGAtcggagggatgagagagagatagatatgagtgtaatttataaattaaaacgagggcaatactgtcaaatactgttgaattgggtaaatgaggttaaaaaactcttggtggagtaagtggacaatttttgggctaaaattaggtaaatggtcacggccccttaatataattcatatatatgtataaactTTGCACATAAATCACATACATTAGCATTAGTGTAGTGGTAGGTTGATAATTATTGAGTCACTCCAACTATGGTTTAAATCCCAATTCCGTCTTAGATTTTAAGGCCAGTATAAAATTAAAGTGACATTTTGTTTGTAATAAAATTTAAATACTAGCTTCATATCATATGTCTccattttatttcattttgttctatcatggtctaaaaaagaaaagaaaaaaagggtctTAATTTTAGGTATGATTATAACCCTACATACACAGCCAAGGTCCGTTAGATTCACCACGAGTCAAAATCAGTCTCCACATCCAACGGACCAAAACAACCCACCCCCACCTACATAAACGCCACCCTTCCTCTCACtgataaaaaccctaaaccctaaccccctAAAATGCGAGCTTCTCTTCCTCTCTAAATTCACCGCCGATTCCAACTgccttagagagagagagagagtttctgagGGTTCCGTCTATAAAGCTCAAACCTTTACCGCCTCACCTTCACAGTTCTCGATGGCGGTTTACCTGCTCTACGAAGCAGCTTCCGGTTACTCTCTGTTCCTAGCTCACGGCCTCGACCAAATCGGCCAGAACACCGAGGCGGTTAGGAGCTCCGTTTCGGACCTGAACCGTTTCGGGAAGGTGGTCCAGCTCGCGGCTTTTCACCCATTTGAGCAGGCCCTCGATGCCCTTAACCAGTGCAACTCAGTCTCCGAAGGTAAAGACTAAAGAACCAAGCTTGTTTAGGTTTTACTTCTTTCGCTTTGTATATATTGATTGGTTGATTTGATATGTAAATTTTtatctgtcttttttttttttttttttttttgtgtttgcttATTCATTTGCTCAATGGGAGGAGAATGAAAAGCTAGTTTATAAATGTATGAAGATTTTTGGTTTTACTGTTGCTGCATTTGATTATTTACTGTTAGTGTTTTCGATTTTGGATTAGTAAGAAATAATGAGTAAGTGGAACCGACAAACTCAGATAGCCGTATACTTGGTTTCTAGTGCTCTGTAACACTGAAAAATCTATATTGACAGAAAAGGAAAACATACTAGTTGAAAAGTTTTAGAAGACTTGAGCTTTCAGTCCTGCTtattaaaccctaaaccctatagGCCAAACTTTTCTAATGTTGTTTTCTACATGCTTCATGGTTTTGGTGTTCCGTTTTCtcctttccttctttttcctccAAAACTTCTGATTTGGCTTTAGGGTGAAATGAGCTAATCTTGTATATAATATACACTGAGGTTGCTAGCTTGGTGCGTTTCATTGCAAGGTGTTGTTTGTAAATTTGGTTTGGTTAGTTTCCGTCAGGACAGAGGGTCTGTGCTTATCAGTTGTGGTTTATTTTCAGGGATTATGACTGATGAGTTGAGGAACTTTTTGGAACTTAATCTCCCAAAAGTAAAGGAAGGCAAGAAGCCAAAGTTCAGTTTGGGTGTATATGAACCCAAGCTCGGGTCTCACATATTTGAAGTGACTAAAATCCCCTGCCAAAGCAATGAGTTTGTTCTTGAGCTACTTCGTGGAGTTCGGCTTCATTTTGATAGGTTTATCAAGGACCTAAAGGTTTGATAAATGTCTTTTAGTCTTTCTATTGGTATTTTTCTCTGTATTTAAGAAATTAAGaactcttttattttcattctttaattttttttctttgtcttctGTTCTCACCTCAGCCCGGGGACTTAGAGAAAGCCCAGCTTGGTCTCAGCCACAGTTACAGCAGGTCCAAGGTCAAGTTTAATGTTAACCGTGTTGACAATATGGTGATTCAAGCAATCTTCCTTTTAGATACCCTCGATAAGGATGTGAATTCTTTCTCAATGAGAGTCAGGTATGGGCGTATGGCCCTGTCATTCACGCGCACATC contains these protein-coding regions:
- the LOC112179807 gene encoding probable inactive leucine-rich repeat receptor-like protein kinase At3g03770, translated to MGCCRSFLLLFFALSSLFLGSHQLPSSQTQVLLQLRKHLEYPSQLEIWKDHTVDFCSVSSSAQVNITCLDNLVIELSIKGDKPAKVSGFNGFSIPGQTLSEAFSLDSFVTTLARLSSLRVLSLVSLGIWGQLPDKIHRLTSLEYLDLSSNFLFGSVPPRISAMVKLQTLVMDNNFLNGTVPNWFGSLSNLSTLSFRNNQLKGPLLDLSSLGSLQVLDLSVNKLNAVLPSMPKRLVVLALSNNSFSGEIPQQYRKLSALQHLDMSFNSLTGTPLAALFSLPNINYLNLASNLLSGSLPSHLSCVIKLDYIDISNNRLTGDLPSCLGTKSGQRVVKFGGNCLSVSTKNQHPQSYCNVVSPKERQTGGKEVGILVGVMVGILVLLVLLVLSCIILCRRYLPRGVPEQHLLHKPEQDHPVAVGFSTEMLTNARFISQAAKAGMLGLPGCRTFSLEELADITRNFDNSAFLGEGSYGKLYKGRLENGIQVVIRCLQVSKKYTIRNLKLRLDLLSKLRHPHLVCLLGHCLDGGGDDYSVNKVYLVSEYVANGTFRAKLSGRPEKVLNWPRRLSVLISVAKAVHFLHTGIIPGFLSNRLKMNNILLNEHDNAKLSDYGMTIISEETDKSMAKEGHKSWQMKSLEDDAYSFGYILLEAIVGASISARREAFLLNDMASLNSQEGRKQLVEPIVLATCSQQSLSIVISIMNKCISPEASRPSFEDILWNLQYAVQVQATADGDNRYDTASKS